In the genome of Nyctibius grandis isolate bNycGra1 chromosome 18, bNycGra1.pri, whole genome shotgun sequence, one region contains:
- the LIAT1 gene encoding protein LIAT1, with amino-acid sequence MEGKVLRGGEVKGEGSGAAMGGRGRAAAGPRRWESGVGRQRGARGCPCPPPPQAPGMKPPRRRKKQQQPPCRSATTTVQADKHHHKTRKQQARSPPRLEIASPGRNPDSAQNNAGENQKDAEITKVVGSTSTILDSSQTDQGLSAQLNESLRWDGILEDPVAEEERLRIYKMNRRKRYESYIQQHLPTEPTARHSPSLHRRASCTSSDHTVCKEDC; translated from the exons ATGGAGGGGAAGGTGCTgaggggaggagaggtgaaGGGGGAAG GCTCGGGGGCGGCCATGGGGGGCCgtggcagggctgctgcagggccccGCAGGTGGGAGAGTGGTGTGGGCAGGCAGCGGGGGGCAAGGGGCTGCCCGTGCCCCCCTCCACCGCAGGCCCCTGGCATGAAGCCACCAcggagaaggaagaagcagcagcagccgccgtGCAGGAGTGCTACCACCACCGTGCAGGCAG ataaacaccaccacaaaaccagaaagcagcaggcccgcTCCCCTCCACGGCTTGAAATCGCAAGTCCTGGGAGGAACCCTGACTCAGCCCAAAATAACGcaggagagaatcagaaggatGCAGAAATAACCAAGGTTGTAGGATCAACTTCCACCATTTTGGACTCTAGTCAAACAGATCAAGGTCTTTCTGCTCAGCTTAACGAAAGCCTTCGATGGGACGGGATTCTTGAAGATCCTgtagcagaggaagaaaggctGCGTATCTATAAGATGAACAGAAGGAAACGGTACGAATCGTATATCCAGCAACATTTGCCCACTGAGCCAACTGCCAGGCACTCCCCGTCACTTCATCGCAGAGCATCATGCACAAGCAGCGATCACACAGTGTGTAAAGAAGATTGCTGA
- the RFLNB gene encoding refilin-B has product MVGRLSLREVPDLPDMRKRGDTGLDSPDSGLPPSPGPVPPSWLLSSGSPDRTATNGLTEPDPPAPPAANSVFSPSPVLPSCPPRLCPLSFGEGVEFDPLPPKEIRYTSSVKYDSEKHFIDDVYMPVGLSMSSCSQTVICVPNCTWRNYKAEIHFEPRNKPRRFTSTTIVYPKHAKTVYTTTLDYNCRKTTRRFLSSVELETSEYLGSDCVLDGC; this is encoded by the exons ATGGTGGGTCGGCTCAGCTTGCGGGAGGTACCCGACCTCCCGGACATGAGGAAGCGAGGCGATACGGGGCTCGATAGCCCCGATTCCGGGTTGCCTCCCAGCCCCGGGCCCGTCCCACCGTCTTGGCTTCTCTCTTCGGGCAGTCCCGATCGTACCGCGACTAACGGGCTGACGGAGCCCGACCCGCCCGCACCCCCCGCTGCG AATTCTGTGTTCTCTCCCAGCCCTgttctccccagctgccctccGAGATTGTGTCCTTTATCCTTCGGCGAAGGAGTTGAGTTTGACCCTTTACCACCAAAGGAAATAAG GTACACGTCCTCAGTTAAATACGACTCAGAGAAGCACTTCATCGACGACGTCTATATGCCAGTGGGCTTAAGCATGTCTTCTTGCAGTCAGACGGTCATCTGTGTCCCAAACTGCACGTGGCGCAATTACAAAGCGGAGATCCACTTCGAGCCCCGCAACAAGCCCCGGCGTTTCACCAGCACCACCATCGTCTACCCGAAGCACGCCAAGACTGTGTACACCACCACGCTGGATTACAACTGTCGTAAGACCACGCGGCGGTTCCTCTCCAGTGTAGAGCTGGAAACTTCGGAGTACCTTGGGAGCGACTGTGTCCTGGATGGGTGCTGA